In Curtobacterium sp. L6-1, a genomic segment contains:
- a CDS encoding PPK2 family polyphosphate kinase encodes MGPDPAGGPVSRQKSWNADPEPLLRVGPGFRLDTVDPDGTPGFAGRKIDGLEALASGASRLAALQERLWAAATAGDQRRVLLVLQAMDTAGKGGIVSHVVGAVDPNGVHYAGFTAPTAEEREHDFLWRVERQLPDAGQLGVFDRSHYEDVLIQRVRGLAEPTEIERRYGAIVDFEDRLVEQGTTVVKVMLHISKDEQRERLGDRLDRPDKHWKFNPADIDERLRWDEYQEAYQVAFDRTSTEQAPWYVVPANRKWYARLAVQQLLLRALEDMHLSWPAADFDVAEQRQRLAAS; translated from the coding sequence ATGGGCCCCGACCCCGCAGGAGGACCCGTGAGCCGTCAGAAGTCCTGGAACGCCGATCCCGAACCGCTCCTCCGCGTCGGTCCCGGCTTCCGCCTCGACACCGTGGACCCCGACGGGACGCCCGGGTTCGCCGGCCGCAAGATCGACGGACTCGAGGCACTGGCCTCCGGGGCGTCACGACTCGCTGCCCTGCAGGAGCGCCTCTGGGCGGCCGCGACGGCGGGTGACCAGCGCCGGGTGCTCCTCGTCCTGCAGGCGATGGACACCGCGGGCAAGGGCGGCATCGTCTCGCACGTCGTCGGCGCGGTCGACCCGAACGGCGTGCACTACGCGGGCTTCACGGCACCCACCGCCGAGGAACGCGAGCACGACTTCCTCTGGCGCGTCGAGCGGCAGCTGCCGGACGCCGGCCAGCTCGGCGTGTTCGACCGGTCCCACTACGAGGACGTCCTCATCCAGCGGGTCCGCGGCCTCGCGGAACCCACCGAGATCGAGCGTCGCTACGGAGCCATCGTCGACTTCGAGGACCGGCTCGTGGAGCAGGGCACCACGGTCGTCAAGGTGATGCTGCACATCTCGAAGGACGAGCAGCGCGAACGCCTCGGCGACCGACTCGACCGCCCGGACAAGCACTGGAAGTTCAACCCCGCGGACATCGACGAGCGCCTGCGCTGGGACGAGTACCAGGAGGCGTACCAGGTGGCGTTCGACCGGACGTCGACCGAGCAGGCGCCCTGGTACGTCGTGCCGGCGAACCGCAAGTGGTACGCCCGGCTCGCCGTCCAGCAGCTGCTGCTCCGCGCCCTCGAGGACATGCACCTGTCGTGGCCGGCGGCGGACTTCGACGTCGCCGAGCAGCGCCAGCGGCTCGCCGCGTCCTGA
- a CDS encoding alpha/beta hydrolase fold domain-containing protein, producing the protein MKSGRRTLLALVAAVAVAGAAASCSLDATGDRNTTVTAGPVIYPLSLEYHGIDVVPDVPYGQDPLQQLDVCLPADSPPESTATPTVTPPAAGTDDGGATGSGSGDSQDGGSDDAAGGSPGDAGADGGSDRVDVGTRPAVLMIHGGSWSHGDKATAAYRSVCQYLASEGFVTFNVDYRLAPTDPFPAGYDDVRRALDFVYRPTTLQTYDVDPGRIGVFGGSAGGNLAALLAVEDHESAAYAAGHRIRAVVDLSGPTDLTARSTRADGVSASFQRKQLLYLGCSSYASCPAAERASPEYQVTKATAPFFIGHSSDEFIPLWESQRFASTLRSHGVPVTFVAVQGSAHSIAQLDEAMSRRVTTFLRAGLR; encoded by the coding sequence ATGAAGTCCGGCCGCCGTACCCTGCTCGCGCTCGTCGCCGCGGTCGCGGTCGCCGGGGCAGCGGCGTCGTGCAGTCTCGACGCGACGGGCGACCGGAACACCACGGTCACCGCCGGCCCCGTCATCTACCCGCTCTCGCTGGAGTACCACGGCATCGACGTGGTGCCCGACGTGCCGTACGGGCAGGACCCCCTGCAGCAGCTCGACGTGTGCCTGCCCGCGGACAGCCCGCCGGAGAGCACCGCCACGCCGACCGTGACGCCGCCCGCCGCCGGCACGGACGACGGAGGGGCGACCGGCTCCGGCAGCGGCGACTCGCAGGACGGCGGCTCGGACGACGCGGCGGGCGGTTCCCCCGGCGACGCGGGCGCGGACGGCGGGTCGGACCGCGTCGACGTCGGCACCCGGCCGGCGGTGCTCATGATCCACGGCGGCAGCTGGTCACACGGCGACAAGGCCACGGCCGCGTACCGATCCGTGTGCCAGTACCTCGCCTCCGAGGGCTTCGTGACGTTCAACGTCGACTACCGCCTCGCCCCGACGGACCCGTTCCCCGCCGGCTACGACGACGTCCGTCGCGCCCTCGACTTCGTGTACCGGCCGACGACCCTGCAGACCTACGACGTCGACCCGGGGCGCATCGGGGTCTTCGGCGGCAGCGCGGGCGGCAACCTGGCGGCGCTGCTCGCGGTCGAGGACCACGAGTCCGCCGCCTACGCCGCCGGCCACCGCATCCGAGCGGTCGTCGACCTGAGCGGCCCGACCGACCTGACGGCACGGTCGACCCGGGCGGACGGGGTGTCGGCGTCGTTCCAGCGCAAGCAGTTGCTGTACCTCGGGTGCTCGTCGTACGCGTCCTGCCCCGCGGCCGAGCGCGCATCGCCGGAGTACCAGGTCACGAAGGCGACGGCGCCGTTCTTCATCGGGCACTCGTCCGACGAGTTCATCCCGCTGTGGGAGTCCCAGCGGTTCGCCTCGACCTTGCGGTCCCACGGTGTTCCGGTGACGTTCGTCGCGGTCCAGGGATCGGCGCACTCGATCGCCCAACTCGACGAGGCCATGAGCCGACGGGTGACGACGTTCCTCCGGGCCGGGCTGCGCTGA
- a CDS encoding efflux RND transporter permease subunit produces MHFLSVFSLRNRALIALVTIVVAVFGGVALSSLKQELIPSVEFPQVAIVSAYPGATPEVVSNDVSTKIEQAIQVVPDLESTSATSSTGQSVVSASFQYGSNLASAEDKIQTAVNALSLPDSVQTQIVTGSFDDLPVLQVAVAASGNQEELVDRLQATAIPDIEKLDGVRQADVFGNPGRRVVITPDQDELAARGLSQTAISDALDDNGTLIPGGTITQDGSTLSVQTGERISSLKDIRALPLTNSSSGSSGGSGSSGGSGSDGAAAGGGSTGGQTGGAPGAAAGAATGQTTGATTGDATGAAPADGTAATTTATPTDTTLGDVAKVAIEQSPRTSISRVDGEQALTISITKTQEANTVDVSETVRDALPDIEKKIAGDPRFTIVFDQAPYIQQSIDSLAEEGLLGLAFAVVVILVFLLSVRSTLVTAVSIPTSVLLAAIGMQAAGYTLNIITLAALTIAIGRVVDDSIVVIENIKRHMVPGVDRGRAVLDAVREVAGAVTASTLTTVAVFLPVAFVAELVGELFRPFAVTVTLALVASLLVSLTIVPVLAYWWLRPAKAKKGTTPAEDPSDAVVPATGDLDTIRPGSEGALGSADDLHDAGSSDRLRRVYLPVLRWAVRKPVVVVLLALVVLGGTAASVPFVTTNYLGDSGQNTFTVTQDLKAGSSLAVQSESAREVERELQDITGVETVQTTIGTSGQSIQAAFGGGGTASVQYAVTTDAEQDQTTIQSDARKRLNAIDGVGEVTIASSGGGFGGSSDIEVDVTAPTQSQLEAASRKVLKTMQSVENTTGATSNLSAAEPFLAVRVDRAKAASLGLTETQVGGLVAAAVSPRDTGSIEIDDATLDVYIADPEPPTTVTALRDLEVPTSTGTVPLRDVATVERSEGPTTVTTTNAARTATITVTPDATNLGAAVQSVTAAVDQLDLPRGASASIGGVAASQSSAFSQLGLALVVAVLIVYVIMVATFRSLLQPLMLLVSVPFAFTGALLLQIISGVPLGVASLIGLLMLVGIVVTNAIVLIDLVNQYRRRGLRVRDALLEGATRRLRPILMTATATIFALLPMAIGLTGKSGFISQPLALVVIGGLVSSTLLTLIVLPALYALVEGARERRAERKAAKRAARAEA; encoded by the coding sequence GTGCACTTCCTCTCCGTCTTCAGTCTCCGGAACCGCGCCCTCATCGCGCTCGTGACGATCGTGGTGGCCGTCTTCGGTGGTGTCGCCCTGTCGAGCCTGAAGCAGGAACTCATCCCGAGCGTCGAGTTCCCCCAGGTCGCCATCGTCAGCGCCTACCCCGGAGCCACGCCGGAGGTCGTGTCCAACGACGTCTCGACGAAGATCGAGCAGGCGATCCAGGTCGTCCCCGACCTCGAGTCGACCAGTGCGACGTCGTCGACCGGGCAGAGCGTCGTCTCCGCCTCGTTCCAGTACGGCTCGAACCTCGCCAGCGCCGAGGACAAGATCCAGACGGCCGTGAACGCCCTCTCGCTGCCGGACTCGGTCCAGACGCAGATCGTCACCGGGTCCTTCGACGACCTGCCCGTGCTGCAGGTCGCGGTCGCGGCGTCCGGCAACCAGGAAGAACTCGTCGACCGGCTCCAGGCCACGGCGATCCCCGACATCGAGAAGCTCGACGGTGTCCGCCAGGCCGACGTCTTCGGCAACCCGGGCCGCCGCGTCGTCATCACGCCCGACCAGGACGAGCTCGCGGCGCGCGGGCTCAGCCAGACGGCCATCTCGGACGCCCTCGACGACAACGGCACGCTCATCCCCGGCGGCACGATCACGCAGGACGGTTCCACGCTCTCCGTGCAGACCGGTGAGCGGATCTCCTCGCTGAAGGACATCCGCGCACTGCCCCTCACCAACTCGTCGTCGGGCTCGTCCGGCGGATCGGGTTCGTCCGGCGGATCGGGCTCCGACGGGGCCGCGGCCGGCGGCGGCTCCACGGGCGGTCAGACGGGTGGCGCTCCCGGAGCGGCCGCCGGCGCCGCGACCGGCCAGACGACCGGTGCCACCACGGGGGACGCGACCGGTGCAGCCCCGGCCGACGGCACCGCGGCGACGACCACCGCCACCCCGACCGACACCACGCTCGGCGACGTCGCGAAGGTCGCGATCGAGCAGTCCCCGCGCACCTCGATCAGCCGCGTCGACGGCGAGCAGGCCCTGACGATCTCGATCACGAAGACGCAGGAGGCCAACACCGTCGACGTCTCCGAGACGGTCCGCGACGCCCTGCCCGACATCGAGAAGAAGATCGCGGGCGACCCCCGCTTCACGATCGTGTTCGACCAGGCGCCCTACATCCAGCAGTCCATCGACTCGCTGGCCGAGGAGGGCCTGCTCGGCCTGGCGTTCGCCGTCGTCGTGATCCTGGTCTTCCTGCTGTCCGTGCGCTCCACCCTGGTGACGGCGGTGTCGATCCCCACCTCGGTGCTGCTCGCCGCGATCGGCATGCAGGCCGCTGGGTACACCCTCAACATCATCACGCTGGCCGCCCTGACCATCGCCATCGGCCGCGTGGTCGACGACTCGATCGTCGTCATCGAGAACATCAAGCGGCACATGGTCCCCGGTGTCGACCGCGGCCGGGCGGTGCTCGACGCCGTGCGCGAGGTCGCCGGGGCCGTCACCGCGTCGACGCTCACGACGGTGGCCGTGTTCCTGCCGGTTGCCTTCGTGGCCGAGCTCGTCGGGGAGCTCTTCCGTCCGTTCGCCGTCACCGTCACCCTGGCGCTCGTCGCCTCGCTGCTCGTGTCGCTCACGATCGTCCCGGTGCTCGCCTACTGGTGGCTCCGGCCCGCGAAGGCGAAGAAGGGTACGACGCCCGCCGAGGACCCGTCCGACGCCGTCGTGCCCGCCACCGGGGACCTCGACACCATCCGTCCCGGGTCCGAGGGCGCCCTCGGCTCGGCGGACGACCTGCACGACGCCGGCAGCTCCGACCGTCTGCGCCGCGTGTACCTGCCGGTGCTCCGATGGGCTGTCCGCAAGCCCGTCGTCGTCGTGCTCCTGGCCCTCGTCGTCCTCGGTGGGACAGCCGCATCGGTGCCGTTCGTCACGACGAACTACCTCGGCGACTCCGGGCAGAACACGTTCACCGTCACGCAGGACCTGAAGGCCGGGTCGAGCCTGGCCGTCCAGTCCGAGTCCGCCCGCGAGGTCGAGCGGGAGCTGCAGGACATCACGGGGGTCGAGACCGTCCAGACCACCATCGGCACGAGTGGCCAGTCCATCCAGGCGGCCTTCGGCGGCGGCGGGACCGCGTCCGTGCAGTACGCCGTCACGACCGATGCCGAGCAGGACCAGACGACGATCCAGTCCGACGCCCGGAAGCGCCTGAACGCCATCGACGGGGTCGGCGAGGTCACCATCGCGTCCTCCGGCGGAGGCTTCGGCGGCAGCAGTGACATCGAGGTCGACGTGACCGCGCCGACCCAGTCGCAGCTCGAGGCGGCCTCGCGCAAGGTCCTGAAGACGATGCAGTCCGTCGAGAACACGACGGGTGCGACGAGCAACCTGTCGGCGGCGGAGCCGTTCCTGGCCGTCCGCGTCGACCGGGCGAAGGCCGCGTCCCTCGGGCTCACCGAGACCCAGGTCGGCGGCCTCGTCGCCGCGGCCGTCTCCCCGCGGGACACCGGCAGCATCGAGATCGACGACGCGACGCTCGACGTCTACATCGCCGACCCGGAGCCGCCGACCACCGTCACGGCACTCCGCGACCTCGAGGTCCCGACGAGCACCGGCACCGTCCCGCTGCGCGACGTCGCCACGGTCGAGCGGTCGGAGGGCCCGACCACGGTCACCACGACGAACGCCGCGCGCACCGCGACGATCACCGTGACGCCCGACGCCACCAACCTCGGCGCGGCCGTGCAGTCCGTCACCGCGGCGGTCGACCAGCTCGACCTGCCGCGCGGCGCGAGTGCGTCCATCGGTGGTGTCGCCGCGAGCCAGTCGTCCGCGTTCTCGCAGCTCGGTCTCGCGCTCGTCGTGGCCGTCCTGATCGTCTACGTGATCATGGTCGCGACGTTCCGGAGCCTGCTCCAGCCGCTGATGCTCCTGGTGTCGGTGCCGTTCGCCTTCACGGGTGCACTGCTGCTGCAGATCATCTCCGGTGTGCCGCTCGGCGTCGCGTCCCTGATCGGTCTGCTCATGCTCGTCGGCATCGTCGTGACGAACGCCATCGTGCTCATCGACCTCGTCAACCAGTACCGCCGGCGAGGGCTCCGGGTGCGGGACGCCCTGCTCGAGGGAGCGACCCGTCGTCTCCGGCCCATCCTCATGACGGCGACCGCGACGATCTTCGCGCTGCTGCCGATGGCGATCGGGCTGACGGGCAAGTCGGGCTTCATCTCGCAGCCGCTCGCCCTCGTCGTGATCGGCGGTCTGGTGTCGTCCACGCTGCTGACGCTGATCGTCCTGCCGGCGCTGTACGCCCTCGTCGAGGGTGCGCGCGAGCGTCGGGCCGAGCGGAAGGCCGCGAAGCGGGCCGCACGAGCCGAGGCCTGA
- a CDS encoding DUF6518 family protein, with product MHSTPPSTVSRAASPVDPARSTGRSHPAGPVRPTTAMPPLVRITTALTGAVLVGVATSFGQAVPAIASLSNAAGPWFVVAVPLVLAAGVGRLRVGGTRPGRPRLRTAAAMVLGVVLLELMHIGYWAATNLRGYVDSLSWTNFWVVMALPAGLLAGAVAVAVRSVDGRWRGAAAGVTAAVLVGEGVRALLQVADTTGTVPWVVEIVVGIAVLVAGVVVARTPVGRVLALGTGVVGTAGVLAVYLAFGAIGAS from the coding sequence ATGCACAGCACTCCGCCCTCCACCGTGTCCCGCGCCGCGTCGCCCGTCGACCCGGCTCGCTCGACCGGCCGGAGCCACCCGGCCGGTCCGGTCCGACCGACGACCGCGATGCCGCCGCTGGTGCGCATCACGACGGCGCTCACCGGCGCGGTCCTGGTCGGCGTCGCGACGAGCTTCGGGCAGGCGGTGCCCGCCATCGCGTCGCTGTCGAACGCTGCCGGGCCGTGGTTCGTCGTCGCCGTGCCGCTCGTGCTCGCCGCCGGGGTCGGACGCCTCCGGGTCGGTGGGACCCGTCCGGGGCGCCCCCGCCTGCGGACCGCGGCCGCGATGGTGCTCGGCGTCGTCCTGCTCGAGCTCATGCACATCGGCTACTGGGCGGCCACGAACCTGCGCGGCTACGTCGACAGCCTGTCGTGGACGAACTTCTGGGTCGTGATGGCCCTGCCCGCCGGGCTCCTGGCGGGTGCCGTGGCGGTCGCCGTCCGGTCCGTCGACGGACGCTGGCGGGGTGCGGCGGCCGGGGTGACCGCGGCGGTCCTCGTCGGCGAGGGCGTGCGCGCGCTGCTGCAGGTCGCCGACACCACGGGGACGGTGCCCTGGGTCGTCGAGATCGTGGTGGGGATCGCCGTCCTGGTCGCCGGGGTCGTCGTCGCCCGGACGCCGGTCGGGCGGGTGCTCGCCCTCGGCACGGGGGTCGTCGGGACGGCGGGCGTGCTGGCCGTGTACCTCGCGTTCGGGGCGATCGGCGCCTCCTGA
- a CDS encoding PLP-dependent aminotransferase family protein, with amino-acid sequence MTPVLVSARSAALLLTHWRAGSDAPAYEALADAVRVLVIDGRVPHGARLPAERGLAGALGVSRTTVANAYARLREDGYLTSLRGSGSVVRLPLDGRPDPEQFDGVVPEDVLDLRKAALRSAPVVAEAVERAMRHLPAALAGIGFDTVGDPGLRAAIADRYTERGLPTTPAEVVVTVGAQHAIALLARVLVGRGDPVLLESPTYPHAHEALRAAGGRPVTVPVDPRGGWDEGVLDATVRRSAPTLAYVMPDLHNPTGATMPASTRRVLLEAAAAVGMVVVADETMGELRIDGPPSPPLAVDAPGEVVMVGSADKVFWGGLRIGWIRATPELLQRLLLARPTGDLGTPTLDQLVARELVPQTAAVLEARRPALREGRDGLVSALRARLPEWDVPSPAGGLTTWVGLGRPVSSALVLAARAEGVVLASGGVFGPDGGFERSLRVPFTVTGADRERLVDVLGRAWERVGGASSGARGSLAAVV; translated from the coding sequence ATGACGCCCGTCCTGGTCAGCGCCCGCTCCGCCGCACTGCTGCTCACACACTGGCGAGCCGGCTCCGACGCCCCGGCCTACGAGGCGCTCGCCGACGCCGTCCGGGTCCTCGTCATCGACGGCCGCGTCCCGCACGGCGCCCGCTTGCCGGCCGAACGCGGACTGGCCGGCGCACTCGGCGTCTCGCGCACGACCGTCGCCAACGCCTACGCACGCCTGCGCGAGGACGGGTACCTGACCTCACTGCGCGGGTCCGGCAGTGTCGTCCGCCTCCCGCTCGACGGCCGACCGGACCCCGAGCAGTTCGACGGCGTCGTGCCCGAGGACGTGCTCGACCTGCGGAAGGCGGCGCTCCGCAGCGCCCCCGTCGTCGCCGAGGCCGTCGAGCGTGCGATGCGGCACCTGCCCGCGGCACTCGCCGGGATCGGGTTCGACACCGTCGGCGACCCGGGCCTGCGCGCCGCGATCGCCGACCGGTACACCGAGCGCGGCCTGCCGACCACCCCGGCCGAGGTCGTCGTCACGGTCGGCGCGCAGCACGCCATCGCACTGCTCGCCCGGGTGCTCGTCGGTCGCGGCGACCCTGTGCTCCTCGAGTCGCCGACCTACCCGCACGCCCACGAGGCCCTGCGTGCCGCCGGTGGTCGCCCCGTGACGGTCCCCGTGGACCCACGGGGCGGCTGGGACGAGGGCGTGCTCGACGCGACCGTCCGCCGCTCGGCCCCGACGCTCGCGTACGTCATGCCCGACCTGCACAACCCCACGGGCGCGACGATGCCGGCCTCGACCCGGCGGGTGCTGCTCGAGGCTGCCGCGGCCGTCGGCATGGTCGTCGTCGCCGACGAGACGATGGGCGAGCTCCGCATCGACGGCCCGCCGTCGCCGCCGCTCGCGGTGGACGCGCCGGGCGAGGTCGTCATGGTCGGCTCGGCGGACAAGGTGTTCTGGGGCGGGCTGCGGATCGGGTGGATCCGCGCCACACCGGAGCTGCTGCAGCGGCTGCTCCTCGCGCGGCCGACCGGGGACCTCGGCACCCCGACGCTCGACCAGCTCGTCGCGCGGGAGCTCGTCCCGCAGACCGCGGCCGTCCTGGAGGCGCGCCGTCCGGCCCTGCGCGAGGGTCGCGACGGTCTCGTGTCCGCGCTCCGCGCGCGACTGCCCGAGTGGGACGTGCCGTCACCGGCGGGCGGGCTGACGACGTGGGTCGGGCTCGGGCGGCCGGTGTCGAGCGCACTGGTGCTCGCCGCGCGGGCGGAGGGCGTCGTGCTGGCCTCCGGAGGCGTGTTCGGACCCGACGGCGGGTTCGAGCGGTCCTTGCGCGTGCCGTTCACCGTGACGGGGGCGGACCGGGAGCGGCTGGTGGACGTGCTCGGGCGGGCGTGGGAGCGGGTCGGCGGGGCGTCCTCGGGAGCGCGGGGGTCGCTGGCCGCGGTGGTCTGA
- a CDS encoding YczE/YyaS/YitT family protein — protein sequence MPRSLALSLRSVQLLVGLFLYGASVALQVRAVLGVSSWTVLTQGLEHVVPWSFGVITVVSSLVILLLWIPLRQRPGIGTLLNALAIGPAADLVLWLVPTPGTLVGRVLLLAASLALLAVATACYIGAGFGTGARDGLMVGLHERFGWPVWAARTVVEVTVVVGGWLLGGDVGIGTVVAAFAIGPMVQPLMPVFRRFPWSPVLEARPAPATLPTAPDTLVAGPLPAESAPDVSR from the coding sequence ATGCCCCGCTCCCTCGCCCTGTCCCTGCGGTCCGTGCAGCTCTTGGTCGGCCTCTTCCTCTACGGCGCCTCCGTGGCACTGCAGGTCCGCGCGGTGCTCGGCGTCTCCTCGTGGACGGTCCTGACGCAGGGGCTCGAGCACGTCGTGCCATGGTCGTTCGGGGTCATCACCGTGGTGTCGAGCCTGGTGATCCTGCTGCTCTGGATCCCGCTCCGGCAGCGACCCGGCATCGGGACCCTCCTCAACGCGCTGGCGATCGGCCCGGCCGCCGACCTCGTGCTCTGGCTCGTGCCGACGCCGGGGACGCTGGTCGGACGCGTCCTGCTGCTGGCGGCGAGCCTCGCCCTGCTCGCCGTGGCGACCGCCTGCTACATCGGCGCCGGGTTCGGCACGGGCGCCCGGGACGGGCTGATGGTGGGGCTGCACGAGCGCTTCGGGTGGCCGGTCTGGGCGGCGCGCACCGTGGTCGAGGTCACGGTCGTCGTCGGCGGTTGGCTGCTCGGCGGCGACGTCGGGATCGGCACCGTGGTCGCCGCGTTCGCGATCGGACCGATGGTCCAACCGCTCATGCCGGTCTTCCGCCGGTTCCCGTGGAGCCCCGTCCTGGAGGCCCGCCCCGCGCCCGCGACGCTCCCCACCGCCCCGGACACCCTGGTCGCGGGCCCCCTGCCGGCCGAGAGTGCGCCGGACGTCTCCCGCTGA
- a CDS encoding DUF4097 family beta strand repeat-containing protein, whose product MAQEKWLVDEPKVIDTGIVRALRVGLVGGQVDVVTHDEPTARVEIHQVSGKPIKVEIEGDTLTVDHPQMRWDDPLGFLKSFRGGGARADVSILVPRDVTVNLGAVSAGVLLSGTERGAMLNSVSGDVVVDGVIGDVTVNAVSGTTTIRDQVGAVALRTVSGDVVATGEIRRFTADAVSSAVVLDLHGSPDQVKVNTVSGSVDVRLEHGTAYSSTVATATGRLQFDDAEIRGTRGSYTRTDGELSGSYVDIRVNTVSGDVAIVHGPAPVPTAEATGTPGTAPDGGAGGTGSTAPSFDEQGGVA is encoded by the coding sequence ATGGCACAGGAGAAGTGGCTCGTCGACGAGCCGAAGGTCATCGACACCGGCATCGTCCGGGCACTGCGCGTCGGCCTGGTCGGCGGGCAGGTGGACGTCGTCACGCACGACGAGCCGACCGCCCGCGTGGAGATCCACCAGGTGTCCGGCAAGCCGATCAAGGTCGAGATCGAGGGCGACACCCTCACGGTCGACCACCCCCAGATGCGGTGGGACGACCCGCTCGGCTTCCTCAAGTCCTTCCGGGGCGGTGGCGCCCGCGCGGACGTCAGCATCCTGGTGCCGCGCGACGTCACCGTGAACCTCGGTGCCGTGTCCGCCGGCGTCCTGCTCTCCGGCACCGAGCGCGGGGCGATGCTCAACAGCGTCTCCGGCGACGTCGTCGTCGACGGGGTCATCGGCGACGTCACCGTCAACGCCGTGTCGGGCACGACCACCATCCGCGACCAGGTCGGTGCCGTCGCGCTCCGCACGGTCTCGGGTGACGTCGTCGCCACGGGCGAGATCCGCCGCTTCACGGCCGACGCCGTCTCCTCCGCCGTGGTGCTCGACCTGCACGGCTCCCCCGACCAGGTGAAGGTCAACACCGTCTCCGGTTCCGTCGACGTCCGCCTCGAGCACGGCACCGCCTACTCGAGCACCGTCGCCACCGCCACCGGTCGCCTGCAGTTCGACGACGCCGAGATCCGCGGCACCCGCGGGTCGTACACCCGCACCGACGGCGAGCTGTCCGGCTCGTACGTCGACATCCGCGTCAACACGGTCTCCGGCGACGTCGCGATCGTGCACGGCCCGGCTCCGGTCCCGACGGCCGAGGCGACCGGCACCCCGGGCACCGCACCCGACGGCGGCGCCGGCGGCACGGGCAGCACCGCGCCGAGCTTCGACGAGCAGGGCGGCGTCGCATGA
- a CDS encoding PadR family transcriptional regulator, which yields MSPVFAHGHLRLYLLVLLADHPMHGYEVITALGDRFGGTYVPSAGTVYPRLSKLEEDGLVTKTSDGRKTVYAITDAGRAELDARADEVAQLEHGVADSVKSLADGVRASVGAAMQSLRADLAAAQHGAPTKDTAGEPTAVPGTGVRSLRDAEMAVAVFRQQLRADLRRRAARGTLDDAAVQRLRDGLEALRKSF from the coding sequence ATGAGCCCCGTCTTCGCGCACGGTCACCTGCGCCTCTACCTGCTCGTCCTGCTCGCCGACCACCCGATGCACGGGTACGAGGTCATCACCGCCCTCGGCGACCGCTTCGGCGGTACCTACGTTCCGAGCGCCGGCACCGTCTACCCCCGGCTGTCCAAGCTCGAGGAGGACGGCCTGGTCACGAAGACCTCGGACGGCCGCAAGACGGTCTACGCGATCACCGACGCCGGGCGCGCGGAACTCGACGCCCGCGCGGACGAGGTCGCCCAGCTCGAGCACGGCGTCGCGGACAGCGTGAAGTCCCTGGCCGACGGCGTCCGCGCCTCGGTCGGTGCCGCGATGCAGTCGCTCCGTGCCGACCTCGCCGCCGCGCAGCACGGCGCCCCCACGAAGGACACGGCCGGCGAACCGACCGCGGTCCCCGGCACGGGCGTGCGGTCCCTCCGCGACGCCGAGATGGCGGTGGCGGTGTTCCGCCAGCAGCTCCGCGCCGACCTGCGTCGGCGCGCGGCACGCGGCACGCTCGACGACGCGGCGGTGCAGCGCCTCCGTGACGGCCTGGAGGCCCTGCGCAAGTCCTTCTGA